Part of the Cellulomonas taurus genome, CGTTGCGCTGAGGCCCGGTCAGTCCAGCCCGGTCAGTCCAGCTCGGCCAGAGCGGCGTCCAGCCACGACTCGAGCTGCGCCAGGTACCCGGGGAGCTCATCGCCCTCGTACCGGCGCGGCCGCACCTCGATCCGCATGATCAGCGCCAGGTACATCCGGCACAGGGCGAGCCGCGGGCTGGTCGGATCGATCACGCCGCCCGCCGCGCGGTACCCGGCGAGCAGGTGCTCGTCCGGTGCCCCGACGCGGAGCGGGTCGCAGGCGATCAGGTCGAACATCGGGTCGCCCCAGAACGCCCGCTCCGGGTCGATCACCCCGGTGAGCGCGCCGGACTCCGGGTGCACGAACAGGTTGCCCGGCCACAGGTCGGCGTGCACCAGTGCCGGGCGGTCGACCTCGGCCAGTGCCCCCTGGTGCCGGTGCAGCGCCGCGCGGATCCGCTCGACCGGCAGCGGCACCTCCCAGGTCGCGGCATCGGTGAGCAGGGCCTCGACCATCGCGGTGAACGTCTCGACCCAGCTGTCCCC contains:
- a CDS encoding phosphotransferase family protein; amino-acid sequence: MLDDETRTALLHALAPLGEVADLTPLTGGMFATSVRVDLADGRRLVAKTAPADDDRLLHYERDLLRTEALVYRIAGDDPALPMPELVLTDMSRAHLPGDLVVASWIDGVRADTVPELAEATAPLRNRDLGRMMAALHRHVGDQFGYPSGPDDLRGDSWVETFTAMVEALLTDAATWEVPLPVERIRAALHRHQGALAEVDRPALVHADLWPGNLFVHPESGALTGVIDPERAFWGDPMFDLIACDPLRVGAPDEHLLAGYRAAGGVIDPTSPRLALCRMYLALIMRIEVRPRRYEGDELPGYLAQLESWLDAALAELD